Genomic DNA from Oscillospiraceae bacterium:
GTTCCAAAAAAAGCTTTTGATCCGCAACGAGAGAGTGTATATACACAAAAACATAAAAGGATATCCGAACGACGTAGACACGATAGTAAGCGACAACGGATACGGCGCTAATCCGTTCATAGAAACAACGCGTCCGCTCGTGGTCGTTACGGCACCCGGCCCGGGCAGCGGAAAGCTCGCGACCTGCCTTTCTCAGCTGTATCATGAGCATAAAAGAGGCATAAAAGCGGGATATGCAAAATTCGAGACCTTTCCGATCTGGAATCTGCCGCTCAAGCATACTGTGAATATTGCGTATGAGGCGGCGACGGCCGACCTTAAGGATGTCAATATGATCGACCCGTATCATCTGGACAGCTACAGCATATCAACCGTGAATTACAACAGGGATATAGAAGCGTTCCCGGTTCTGAATACTATATTGTCAAAGATCACCGGCGACCAATTCTCATACAAATCGCCTACAGATATGGGCGTAAACATGGCCGGATACTGTATAACCGACGATTCCGCATGCAGAGACGCGGCGAAGCAGGAAATTATTAGACGTTCTTATAAAGCGTGGTGCGATTATAAAAACGGCATAGCGAATATAGACACAGCGCACCGCGTGGACGCTCTTATGAAGGAAGTCGGCGCGACAAAGGAAGACAGACCGGTTGTGGCCGCCGCTCTTGAAAAAGCAACAGCGTCGGGATATCCGTCGATAGCTATACAGATGCCAGACGGGAAAATAATCACCGGACGAACCGGAGAACATCTGAATGCCCCCGCCGCATCGATGATAAACGCGATAAAATACCTTGCGGGAATACGTGATTCGCTTCATCTGATATCTCCGCTTATCCTGGAGCCGATTATGCAGATAAAGACGACAGTATTGAGCGAATCGGGAGTGAAACTGAATCTTGAAGAGGCGCTGATCGCGCTCAGCATATGC
This window encodes:
- a CDS encoding DUF1846 domain-containing protein encodes the protein MKKGFSNEKYVELQSEKIIERINLFDNKLYLEFGGKLFDDLHASRVLPGFLPDTKVKLLQKLKDKAEIIVIINAGDIERKKIRADYGITYDMDVLRLIDNLRSMDIYVSAIVITQYTGQPSAEMFQKKLLIRNERVYIHKNIKGYPNDVDTIVSDNGYGANPFIETTRPLVVVTAPGPGSGKLATCLSQLYHEHKRGIKAGYAKFETFPIWNLPLKHTVNIAYEAATADLKDVNMIDPYHLDSYSISTVNYNRDIEAFPVLNTILSKITGDQFSYKSPTDMGVNMAGYCITDDSACRDAAKQEIIRRSYKAWCDYKNGIANIDTAHRVDALMKEVGATKEDRPVVAAALEKATASGYPSIAIQMPDGKIITGRTGEHLNAPAASMINAIKYLAGIRDSLHLISPLILEPIMQIKTTVLSESGVKLNLEEALIALSICAATNSMVSLALTKLGELKNVEAHYTKMLSSADEAVFRKLGVNITCEPEFSSKNLYIK